A window from Caulobacter sp. X encodes these proteins:
- the mce gene encoding methylmalonyl-CoA epimerase, producing MIGKLNHVGVATPSIDESLKMYRDLLGATSFTEKWAMPEQGVWVCFVNLPNSQIELIEPYGEKSPIHGFLAKNPKGGQHHICFEVENIYEARDALVAKGATVLGEPRIGAHGTLIIFVHPKDMGGLLVELMETPKEAHH from the coding sequence ATGATCGGCAAGCTCAACCACGTGGGCGTCGCGACCCCTTCAATCGACGAGTCGTTGAAGATGTATCGCGATCTGCTCGGCGCCACCTCGTTCACCGAGAAGTGGGCGATGCCGGAGCAGGGGGTCTGGGTTTGCTTCGTCAACCTGCCCAACAGCCAGATCGAACTGATCGAGCCCTATGGCGAGAAGTCGCCGATCCATGGGTTTCTCGCCAAGAACCCCAAGGGCGGCCAGCACCACATCTGCTTCGAGGTCGAGAACATCTACGAAGCCCGTGACGCCCTGGTCGCCAAGGGCGCGACCGTGCTGGGCGAGCCCCGCATCGGCGCCCACGGCACTCTGATCATCTTCGTTCACCCCAAGGACATGGGCGGCCTGCTGGTCGAGCTCATGGAGACTCCCAAGGAAGCGCATCACTGA
- the proS gene encoding proline--tRNA ligase yields MRLSRYFLPVLKEAPSDAQIVSHQLMLRAGMIRQEAAGIYAWLPLGLRVLNKIEQIVREEMDRAGAIELLMPTIQLADLWRESGRYDDYGDEMLRITDRHKRELLFGPTAEEVVTDIFRASIKSYKDLPKNLYNIQWKFRDERRPRFGVMRGREFFMKDAYSFDLDADGARKSYNRMFVAYLNLFARMGLKAVPMRADTGPIGGDLSHEFIVLAETGESAVFCHKDLVEMPAPGPDLDWINGDLQPIVNQRTSLYAATEEMHDEAAFNALPEGDRLSARGIEVGHIFSFGTKYSEPMKATVQGPDGQQVPVQMGSYGVGVSRLLGAIIEASHDEGGIIWPESVAPFDVGIVNMRQGDAACDAACETAYNALKAAGRDALYDDTDARGGAKFATMDLIGLPWQLIVGPKGIAEGVVEIKNRKTGERHTASLESVLDGLTKSKTA; encoded by the coding sequence ATGCGCCTGTCGCGCTATTTCCTGCCGGTGCTGAAGGAAGCACCGTCCGACGCCCAGATCGTTTCGCACCAGCTGATGCTCCGCGCCGGCATGATCCGCCAGGAGGCGGCGGGCATCTACGCCTGGCTGCCGCTGGGCCTGCGCGTGCTGAACAAGATCGAGCAGATCGTCCGCGAGGAAATGGATCGCGCCGGCGCCATCGAGCTCTTGATGCCGACCATCCAGCTGGCCGACCTGTGGCGCGAAAGCGGCCGCTACGACGACTACGGCGACGAGATGCTGCGCATCACCGACCGCCATAAGCGCGAGCTGCTGTTTGGTCCGACGGCCGAGGAAGTCGTCACCGACATCTTCCGCGCCTCGATCAAGAGCTACAAGGATCTGCCCAAGAACCTCTACAACATCCAGTGGAAGTTCCGGGACGAGCGCCGCCCGCGCTTTGGCGTGATGCGCGGCCGCGAGTTCTTCATGAAGGACGCCTACAGCTTCGACCTCGACGCCGACGGCGCGCGCAAGTCCTACAACCGCATGTTCGTGGCCTATCTGAACCTGTTCGCGCGGATGGGGCTGAAGGCCGTGCCGATGCGCGCCGACACCGGTCCGATCGGTGGCGACCTCAGCCACGAGTTCATCGTCCTGGCCGAGACCGGCGAAAGCGCCGTGTTCTGCCATAAGGACCTGGTCGAGATGCCGGCTCCCGGTCCGGACCTCGACTGGATCAACGGCGACCTGCAGCCGATCGTGAACCAGCGCACGTCGCTGTACGCCGCGACCGAGGAAATGCATGACGAAGCGGCCTTCAACGCCCTGCCGGAAGGCGACCGCCTGTCGGCGCGCGGCATTGAGGTCGGTCACATCTTCTCGTTCGGCACGAAGTACTCCGAGCCGATGAAGGCCACCGTCCAGGGCCCCGACGGCCAGCAGGTCCCGGTGCAGATGGGCAGCTACGGCGTCGGCGTCTCGCGTCTGCTGGGCGCGATCATCGAGGCCAGCCATGACGAGGGCGGCATCATCTGGCCGGAAAGCGTCGCGCCGTTCGACGTCGGCATCGTCAACATGCGTCAGGGCGACGCCGCCTGCGACGCCGCCTGCGAGACCGCTTACAACGCGCTCAAGGCCGCCGGTCGCGACGCTCTGTACGACGACACCGACGCCCGCGGCGGCGCCAAGTTCGCCACCATGGACCTGATCGGCCTGCCCTGGCAGCTGATCGTCGGCCCCAAGGGCATCGCCGAGGGCGTCGTCGAGATCAAGAACCGCAAGACCGGCGAGCGCCACACCGCTTCGCTGGAGTCGGTGCTCGACGGCCTGACCAAGAGCAAGACCGCCTGA
- the sidA gene encoding cell division inhibitor SidA produces the protein MIRVARESLALVSVASFVWMMCSVAQLVA, from the coding sequence ATGATCCGTGTGGCGCGTGAGTCTTTGGCCCTTGTGTCTGTCGCCAGCTTCGTCTGGATGATGTGCTCGGTCGCCCAGCTGGTGGCCTGA
- the dnaE gene encoding DNA polymerase III subunit alpha — protein MADGEADGFVHLRVRSAYSLLEGAIKADQIGKLAAAAGMPAAGLADRANLFGALEYSSYAKDAGVQPIIGCAIPVTGIGGGPTERWARAPTVMLLAQNERGYLNLSELSSIAYLDSAELPEPVVPWAKVAEYSDGLILLSGGTDGPVDALFAAGKTAEASAALAEMHRVFGDRFYVELQRHGLPKQAAAEPGLVNWAYENDVPLVATNDVYFAKPQFYEAHDALLCIADGAFVGQDERRRVTPEHWFKPPADMRKLFADLPEACDNTLDIARRCAFMVHKRAPILPSFPTGDGRNEAEELRHQAREGLKMRLDGLTLSAPEEDYWKRLEFELDIIEKMGFPGYFLIVSDFIKWGKAHGIPVGPGRGSGAGSLVAWVLTITDLDPLRFGLLFERFLNPERVSMPDFDVDFCQERREEVISYVQEKYGRDRVAQIITFGSLQARAVLRDVGRVMQLPLGLVDRLCKMVPNNPAAPVTLAQAIDIEPRLRQARDEDPNVANCLNVALQLEGLFRNASTHAAGVVIGDRPLTQLTPLYKDPRSDLPATQFNMKWVESAGLVKFDFLGLKTLTVLDRAVKHLKKRGFEIDLGKLPFDDTKTYELLASGQTVGVFQLESQGMRDTLRKMRCGSIEEITALISLYRPGPMDNIDTFVDCKFGRKPVDTLHPSLETVLKETYGVIVYQEQVMQIAQILAGYSLGEADLLRRAMGKKKKEEMDLQKIRFVSGAKEKGVPEEQSGSIFELVAKFAGYGFNKSHAAAYAFISYQTAWLKANTPVEFFAASMSLDLSNTDKLAVFHQDARRFGITVRAPDVNRSGADFEVENGEVLYALGAIRNVGLDAMKHLVAVREEGGPFRDIFDFVERIDPRQVNKRAIENLARAGAFDSIHKNRAQIVASADVLIAHAQSCHADRQGGQGGLFGSDLGAGRPRLAKTENWNQVDLLDEELSAVGFYLTGHPLEDMVGMLRRRRTAMLAEAMVQAEAGMEAFRMCGMVRRRQERASQSGEKFAFVSLSDPTGEYEVLFPPESLRKCRDVLEPGKAVAIKVRAKARDGEVRFFGDDAEPIEKAIENVVAGLRVHLSPSAAEIDALKRRLEPAQSQKGGEVTFVAAISGGREIELRLPGRYSLDAALRGALKTAPGVALLEDV, from the coding sequence ATGGCGGACGGGGAGGCAGACGGTTTCGTCCACCTGCGGGTCCGCTCGGCCTATTCGCTGCTCGAAGGCGCGATCAAGGCCGACCAGATCGGCAAGCTGGCTGCGGCGGCGGGGATGCCCGCGGCGGGTCTCGCCGACCGCGCTAACCTGTTCGGCGCCCTGGAATATTCGTCCTACGCCAAGGACGCCGGCGTTCAGCCGATCATCGGCTGCGCCATCCCCGTGACAGGCATCGGCGGTGGACCGACAGAGCGTTGGGCGCGGGCCCCCACCGTGATGCTGCTCGCCCAGAACGAGCGGGGCTATCTCAATCTCTCCGAGCTCTCGTCGATCGCCTATCTCGACAGCGCCGAACTGCCCGAGCCGGTCGTGCCCTGGGCCAAGGTGGCGGAGTACAGTGACGGTCTGATCCTGCTGTCCGGCGGAACCGACGGTCCCGTCGACGCGCTGTTCGCCGCCGGCAAGACGGCCGAGGCGTCCGCCGCCCTGGCGGAAATGCACCGCGTGTTTGGCGACCGTTTCTATGTCGAGCTGCAGCGCCATGGCCTGCCCAAACAGGCGGCCGCCGAGCCGGGTCTGGTCAACTGGGCCTACGAGAACGACGTGCCGTTGGTCGCCACCAACGACGTCTATTTCGCCAAGCCGCAATTCTACGAGGCGCACGACGCGCTGCTCTGCATCGCCGACGGCGCGTTCGTCGGTCAGGACGAGCGCCGCCGCGTCACGCCCGAGCACTGGTTCAAGCCGCCGGCCGACATGCGCAAGCTGTTCGCCGACCTGCCGGAGGCCTGCGACAACACCCTCGACATCGCCCGGCGCTGCGCCTTCATGGTGCACAAGCGCGCGCCCATCCTGCCCAGCTTCCCGACCGGCGATGGCCGCAACGAGGCCGAAGAGCTTCGTCACCAGGCCCGCGAGGGCCTGAAGATGCGCCTCGACGGGCTGACGCTGTCGGCGCCCGAGGAGGACTATTGGAAGCGCCTCGAGTTCGAGCTCGACATCATCGAGAAGATGGGCTTCCCCGGCTACTTCCTGATCGTGTCGGACTTCATCAAGTGGGGTAAGGCGCACGGCATCCCGGTCGGTCCGGGGCGGGGCTCGGGCGCCGGTTCGCTGGTCGCCTGGGTGTTGACCATCACCGACCTCGATCCGCTTCGGTTTGGCTTGCTGTTCGAGCGCTTCCTCAATCCCGAACGGGTTTCAATGCCCGACTTCGACGTCGACTTCTGCCAGGAGCGACGCGAAGAGGTGATCTCCTACGTGCAGGAGAAGTACGGCCGCGACCGCGTGGCCCAGATCATCACGTTCGGTTCGTTGCAGGCTCGGGCCGTGCTGCGCGACGTCGGCCGAGTGATGCAGCTGCCGCTGGGTCTGGTCGACCGTCTCTGCAAGATGGTGCCGAACAACCCGGCCGCGCCGGTGACCCTGGCCCAGGCGATCGACATCGAGCCGCGTCTGCGCCAGGCGCGCGACGAGGACCCGAACGTCGCCAACTGCCTCAACGTGGCGCTGCAGCTGGAAGGCCTGTTCCGTAACGCGTCGACCCACGCCGCCGGCGTGGTGATCGGCGACCGGCCGCTCACCCAGCTGACGCCGCTGTACAAGGATCCGCGCTCGGACCTGCCCGCCACCCAGTTCAACATGAAGTGGGTCGAGAGCGCCGGCCTGGTGAAGTTCGACTTTCTGGGCCTGAAGACCCTGACGGTGCTGGATCGCGCCGTGAAGCACCTGAAGAAGCGCGGCTTCGAGATCGATCTAGGCAAGCTGCCGTTCGACGATACGAAGACCTACGAACTGCTCGCCTCCGGCCAGACGGTCGGCGTGTTCCAGCTTGAAAGCCAGGGCATGCGCGACACCCTGCGCAAGATGCGCTGCGGCTCGATCGAGGAGATCACGGCGCTGATCTCGCTCTATCGACCGGGCCCGATGGACAACATCGACACCTTCGTCGACTGCAAGTTCGGCCGCAAACCCGTCGACACCCTGCACCCGTCGCTGGAGACGGTGCTGAAGGAAACCTACGGCGTCATTGTCTACCAGGAACAGGTGATGCAGATCGCCCAGATCCTGGCGGGCTACAGCCTGGGCGAAGCCGACCTTCTGCGCCGGGCCATGGGTAAGAAGAAGAAGGAGGAGATGGATCTCCAGAAGATCCGTTTCGTCTCCGGCGCCAAGGAAAAGGGCGTCCCCGAGGAGCAGTCGGGCTCGATCTTCGAACTGGTGGCCAAGTTCGCCGGCTACGGCTTCAACAAGTCGCACGCCGCCGCCTATGCCTTCATCTCGTACCAGACCGCCTGGCTGAAGGCGAACACGCCGGTCGAGTTCTTCGCCGCGTCGATGAGCCTCGATCTGTCGAACACCGACAAGCTGGCCGTCTTCCACCAGGACGCCCGCCGCTTCGGGATCACCGTGCGCGCGCCGGACGTGAACCGCTCGGGCGCCGACTTCGAGGTCGAGAACGGCGAGGTGCTGTACGCCTTGGGCGCGATCCGGAACGTCGGCTTGGACGCCATGAAACATCTCGTGGCCGTGCGCGAGGAAGGCGGACCGTTCCGCGACATTTTCGACTTCGTCGAGCGGATCGATCCACGTCAGGTCAACAAGCGGGCGATCGAAAACCTGGCTCGCGCGGGCGCCTTCGACTCGATCCACAAGAACCGCGCCCAGATCGTGGCCTCGGCCGACGTGCTGATCGCCCACGCCCAGAGCTGTCACGCCGATCGCCAGGGCGGGCAGGGCGGCCTGTTCGGCTCGGACTTGGGCGCTGGTCGTCCACGCTTGGCCAAGACCGAGAATTGGAATCAGGTCGACCTGCTGGACGAAGAGCTTTCGGCCGTCGGCTTCTATCTGACCGGCCACCCGCTGGAGGACATGGTTGGCATGCTGCGCCGCCGGCGCACGGCCATGCTGGCCGAGGCCATGGTCCAGGCGGAAGCCGGCATGGAGGCCTTCCGGATGTGCGGCATGGTCCGCCGCCGGCAGGAGCGCGCCTCGCAGAGCGGCGAGAAGTTCGCCTTCGTCTCGTTGTCGGATCCGACCGGCGAGTACGAGGTGCTGTTCCCGCCCGAGTCATTGCGCAAGTGCCGCGACGTGCTGGAGCCCGGCAAGGCCGTGGCCATCAAGGTCCGCGCCAAGGCCCGCGACGGCGAGGTCCGCTTCTTCGGCGACGACGCCGAGCCGATCGAAAAGGCCATCGAGAACGTCGTGGCGGGCCTGCGCGTGCACCTGTCGCCATCGGCGGCCGAGATCGACGCTCTCAAGCGGCGGCTGGAGCCGGCGCAATCCCAGAAGGGCGGCGAGGTCACGTTCGTCGCCGCGATCAGCGGCGGACGCGAGATCGAGCTGAGGCTGCCGGGGCGTTATAGTCTGGACGCGGCGCTGCGCGGAGCTTTGAAGACCGCGCCGGGCGTGGCGTTGCTGGAGGATGTTTAG
- a CDS encoding haloacid dehalogenase-like hydrolase, with protein sequence MLAVFDMDGTLLNGDSTALWLWARAKRSPLRLLATLAVAPVAVPMVALPHTRRAGASILLWIATAGLSEQQLLASCDDFAQAFVEKRCSLSWKRQALAALDNHVAAGDRVVVVTAAPTCLANALLRTLDRRVDVLGTSLKPGLGGWIANIHCRHQRKCQALAEAGHGARWAYAYTDSLDDLPILRAADKPVIVKGGKAAERRLFRAGLLNGRAAAW encoded by the coding sequence ATGCTCGCGGTGTTCGACATGGACGGCACGCTGCTGAACGGCGACTCCACGGCCCTGTGGCTGTGGGCGCGCGCCAAGCGTTCGCCGCTACGCCTTCTGGCGACGCTCGCTGTCGCCCCGGTGGCGGTTCCGATGGTCGCCCTGCCCCACACCCGACGGGCCGGCGCATCGATCCTCCTGTGGATCGCCACCGCGGGCCTGTCAGAACAGCAACTGTTGGCGTCGTGCGACGACTTCGCCCAAGCCTTCGTCGAAAAGCGCTGCAGTCTGTCCTGGAAGCGCCAAGCCCTGGCCGCGCTGGACAACCACGTGGCGGCCGGCGACCGGGTCGTCGTCGTCACCGCCGCGCCGACCTGCCTGGCCAACGCCCTGCTGCGCACGCTGGATCGACGCGTCGATGTGCTGGGGACCTCGCTGAAGCCTGGCCTCGGCGGCTGGATCGCCAACATCCACTGCCGCCATCAACGCAAATGCCAGGCCTTGGCCGAGGCCGGCCATGGCGCCCGTTGGGCCTATGCCTATACCGACAGCCTGGACGACCTTCCCATCCTGCGGGCCGCCGACAAGCCCGTGATCGTCAAGGGCGGCAAGGCGGCCGAGCGGCGGCTCTTCCGAGCGGGACTTCTGAACGGCCGCGCCGCGGCCTGGTGA
- a CDS encoding ABC transporter ATP-binding protein, whose protein sequence is MSDPILSLRGVERVYKTEAGSLPVLRGVDLDVYPGEVVGLIGPSGSGKSSLLHSAGLLEHPDAGAVTLEGRDCTKLSERIRTRIRLGTVGFVYQFHHLLPEFTALENVALPLSIAGKGQREAEARAKELLEGLGLGHRLNHQPAQMSGGEQQRVAIARALANRPKLLLADEPTGNLDPATSAAVFQSLYEVARQEGVAALIATHNMELARYMDRVLALKDGHLEARSRQEV, encoded by the coding sequence ATGAGTGACCCGATCCTGTCCTTGCGCGGGGTCGAGCGCGTCTACAAGACCGAGGCCGGCTCGCTGCCGGTGCTGCGCGGCGTCGATCTCGACGTTTATCCAGGCGAGGTCGTCGGCCTGATCGGCCCCTCGGGCTCGGGCAAGTCGTCGCTGCTGCATTCGGCTGGGCTGCTGGAGCACCCGGACGCTGGCGCGGTGACGCTGGAAGGGCGCGATTGCACCAAGCTCTCGGAGCGGATCCGCACCCGCATCCGCCTCGGCACTGTGGGCTTCGTCTATCAGTTCCACCACCTGCTGCCCGAGTTCACCGCCCTTGAGAACGTCGCCCTGCCGCTGTCGATCGCCGGCAAGGGGCAACGTGAAGCCGAGGCGCGGGCGAAGGAGCTTCTGGAAGGGCTGGGCTTGGGTCATCGCCTCAACCACCAGCCGGCCCAGATGTCCGGCGGCGAGCAGCAGCGCGTCGCGATCGCCCGGGCGCTGGCCAATCGGCCTAAGCTGTTGCTGGCCGACGAGCCGACCGGCAACCTCGACCCCGCGACTTCCGCCGCCGTGTTCCAGTCGCTGTATGAGGTGGCGCGCCAGGAGGGCGTCGCCGCCCTGATCGCCACGCACAACATGGAGCTGGCCCGCTACATGGATCGGGTTCTGGCGCTGAAGGACGGTCACCTCGAAGCGCGTAGCCGCCAAGAGGTCTAG
- a CDS encoding nucleoside hydrolase: MRLIIDTDTAGDDVFSLMLALTRPGVEVEAITIAHGNVGFVQHAENALVTLERCGKAGVPVYLGAERPFTRAPLDAAYVFGHDGMSDSGFAKTAQRPTEGHAVDELVRRIMAAPGEITLIAQAPLTNIALAYLREPRIAQALKHLWIMGGTDNGVGNVTPAAEYNLYVDPEAAKIVINAGFNMSIVTWTETLRDGLFTSAQLAELEALGTPKAKFFTDVNRASLAFARDTEGLDGSLHPDALTCAVALDESLILESEQCVVDVETMGELTRGYLSVSHSILPDIEVADPALKRRPPNARVIKRIDQAGFFAAMKQALL; encoded by the coding sequence ATGCGCCTGATCATCGACACCGACACCGCCGGCGACGACGTCTTCTCGCTGATGCTCGCCCTCACCCGCCCCGGCGTGGAGGTCGAGGCGATCACCATCGCCCACGGCAATGTCGGCTTCGTCCAGCACGCCGAGAACGCCCTGGTGACGCTGGAGCGCTGCGGCAAGGCCGGCGTACCGGTCTATCTCGGCGCGGAGCGTCCCTTCACCCGCGCGCCCCTCGATGCGGCCTATGTCTTCGGCCACGACGGCATGAGCGACAGCGGCTTCGCCAAGACCGCGCAGCGCCCGACCGAGGGCCACGCGGTCGACGAGCTTGTGCGACGGATCATGGCCGCGCCCGGCGAGATCACGCTGATCGCCCAGGCGCCGCTGACCAACATCGCCCTCGCCTATCTGCGCGAGCCTCGCATCGCGCAGGCGCTGAAGCATCTCTGGATCATGGGCGGCACGGACAATGGAGTCGGCAACGTCACGCCCGCGGCCGAGTACAATCTGTATGTCGATCCGGAAGCGGCGAAGATCGTGATCAACGCTGGTTTCAATATGTCGATCGTGACCTGGACAGAGACCTTACGGGACGGCCTTTTCACCAGTGCGCAACTGGCGGAGCTTGAGGCGCTGGGCACACCGAAGGCCAAGTTCTTCACCGACGTGAACCGCGCGTCCCTCGCCTTCGCGCGCGATACTGAAGGCCTGGACGGCAGCCTGCATCCCGACGCCCTGACTTGCGCCGTCGCGCTTGACGAAAGCCTGATCCTGGAAAGCGAGCAGTGCGTGGTCGACGTCGAGACGATGGGCGAGCTGACGCGCGGCTATCTCAGCGTCTCGCATTCGATCCTCCCGGACATCGAGGTCGCCGATCCGGCGCTGAAGCGCCGGCCGCCGAACGCCCGCGTGATCAAGCGCATCGACCAGGCGGGTTTCTTCGCGGCGATGAAGCAGGCGCTGCTCTAG
- a CDS encoding class I SAM-dependent methyltransferase translates to MTSSVGNSAEVAGYDEATLRFYAEQAQTYAANARDGPSRLLGGFLKRLHPGARILELGCGDGRDSEAMLTLGFRVDPTDGVAAMAKQAEARLGRPVRVMRFDQLDDLDVYDGVWANASLLHVPGSALPDILSRVFRALKPGGLHVATYKAGEMGGRDGLGRYFNYPSPGVLEAAYHAAADWEVLSVRGYAGGDYEGGQRPWLAVTARRPR, encoded by the coding sequence GTGACGTCGTCCGTTGGCAATTCAGCTGAGGTCGCCGGTTATGACGAGGCGACTTTGCGGTTCTATGCGGAGCAGGCTCAGACCTACGCCGCCAACGCGCGGGATGGTCCCAGTCGGCTCTTGGGCGGGTTCCTGAAGCGACTTCACCCTGGCGCGCGCATTCTGGAGCTGGGTTGCGGGGACGGTCGGGACAGTGAGGCCATGCTGACGCTCGGTTTCCGCGTGGACCCCACGGACGGCGTGGCGGCCATGGCGAAGCAGGCCGAGGCCAGGCTCGGGCGCCCGGTGCGCGTGATGCGCTTTGATCAGTTGGATGATTTGGACGTCTATGATGGCGTATGGGCCAATGCGAGCCTGCTGCATGTGCCCGGATCGGCGCTTCCCGATATTCTGTCGAGGGTCTTTCGAGCCCTGAAACCGGGCGGACTTCACGTTGCGACCTATAAGGCGGGCGAGATGGGCGGGCGCGACGGCCTGGGCCGCTACTTCAACTATCCATCGCCCGGGGTTCTTGAGGCCGCCTACCACGCCGCGGCGGATTGGGAGGTCTTGTCCGTTCGCGGCTATGCCGGCGGCGACTACGAGGGCGGACAAAGGCCGTGGCTGGCCGTCACGGCGCGTCGGCCCCGCTGA
- a CDS encoding DUF1467 family protein, translated as MSPITWFAIYLTIWWTVLFAVLPLGSRSFHEAGVAPPPGVDPGAPINPNLKRKFITTTWVSAVVFTLFFLTVHFHLVKLPDLPAAA; from the coding sequence ATGAGCCCGATCACCTGGTTCGCGATCTATCTGACCATCTGGTGGACGGTGCTGTTCGCCGTCCTGCCGCTGGGTTCGCGCAGCTTCCACGAGGCGGGCGTCGCGCCGCCGCCGGGCGTCGATCCGGGCGCGCCGATCAATCCGAATCTGAAGCGTAAGTTCATCACCACCACCTGGGTGTCGGCGGTCGTTTTCACGCTGTTCTTCCTCACCGTGCACTTTCACCTGGTGAAGCTTCCGGATCTGCCGGCCGCCGCGTGA
- a CDS encoding lipoprotein-releasing ABC transporter permease subunit, giving the protein MPDARAAGPFSRWERSVARRYLFAKRKNGGVALISIISFCAVMLAVFALITVMSVMNGFRAELLGRILGFNGHLYAQSPLINGPDRDTIIRRIKAAPGVIQAAPMVEAQAMVIGPTQVTGAIVRGVTTSDLRHMSLIAGNIKQGSLAGFGQGEYGGDTVLIGDRMAQALGVRPGDAITLISPSGPATAFGSSTREKNYIVGGVFSVGMSQFDEAFVYMPLEQAQLFFGRDTSIDYVEIKVDDPDKAVDYKHAVEVASGPGALVTDWVEKNQSYFNALQVERKVMRLILFCIVAIATLNIISSLVMLVKNKGKDIAILRTMGAGQGAILRIFLMAGASIGVAGTLSGLALGALFCTYITPIQKFVEWATGTAVFSADVYMLSHIPAKIDWIEVAGIVTASALMSLLATLPPAWRASRLDPVEALRYE; this is encoded by the coding sequence ATGCCAGACGCTCGCGCCGCCGGTCCCTTCAGCCGCTGGGAGCGCTCCGTCGCTCGCCGGTATCTGTTCGCCAAGCGCAAGAACGGCGGCGTGGCGCTGATCTCGATCATCTCGTTCTGCGCGGTGATGTTGGCGGTCTTCGCCCTCATCACGGTGATGAGCGTCATGAACGGCTTCCGGGCCGAGTTGCTGGGGCGGATCCTCGGCTTCAACGGGCATCTCTACGCCCAGTCGCCGCTGATCAACGGCCCTGATCGCGACACGATCATTCGCCGGATCAAGGCGGCGCCGGGCGTGATCCAGGCCGCGCCGATGGTCGAGGCCCAGGCCATGGTCATCGGCCCGACCCAGGTCACCGGCGCCATCGTGCGCGGCGTGACGACCTCGGACCTGCGGCACATGTCGCTGATCGCGGGCAACATCAAGCAGGGCTCGCTGGCGGGTTTCGGCCAGGGCGAGTACGGCGGCGACACGGTGCTGATCGGCGACCGCATGGCTCAGGCTCTGGGCGTGCGTCCCGGCGACGCCATCACCCTGATCTCGCCTTCGGGCCCGGCCACGGCTTTCGGCAGCTCGACGCGCGAGAAGAACTACATCGTCGGCGGGGTCTTCAGCGTCGGCATGAGCCAGTTCGACGAGGCCTTCGTCTATATGCCGCTGGAGCAGGCGCAGCTGTTCTTCGGCCGTGACACCTCGATCGACTATGTCGAGATCAAGGTCGACGATCCCGACAAGGCCGTCGACTACAAGCACGCCGTCGAGGTCGCCAGCGGCCCCGGCGCCCTGGTGACGGACTGGGTCGAGAAGAACCAGAGCTACTTCAACGCCCTGCAGGTCGAGCGCAAGGTGATGCGGCTGATCCTGTTCTGCATCGTCGCCATCGCCACCCTGAACATCATCTCCAGCTTGGTCATGCTGGTGAAGAACAAGGGCAAGGACATCGCCATCCTGCGCACCATGGGCGCGGGGCAGGGCGCGATCCTGCGCATCTTCCTGATGGCCGGCGCCTCGATCGGCGTGGCCGGCACCCTGAGCGGTCTCGCGCTCGGCGCGCTGTTCTGCACCTACATCACGCCGATCCAGAAGTTCGTCGAATGGGCGACCGGCACGGCCGTGTTCAGCGCCGACGTCTACATGCTCTCGCACATTCCCGCGAAGATCGACTGGATCGAGGTCGCCGGCATTGTCACGGCCTCCGCCCTGATGAGCCTGCTGGCGACCCTGCCGCCTGCCTGGCGCGCCTCGCGCCTCGATCCGGTGGAGGCGCTTCGCTATGAGTGA